Proteins encoded in a region of the Podospora pseudopauciseta strain CBS 411.78 chromosome 6, whole genome shotgun sequence genome:
- a CDS encoding hypothetical protein (COG:I; CAZy:GH16; EggNog:ENOG503NW22), producing MDHQQDYYGPGQPGTVNSSAVPTLRRPGSLNDPDGRNPFGDGVESQASQRSVNNGNPFSSPSASRPPSSFDSSSAMGARYEDRGQRYFHSRRVRKGEVEKPWTKTVDPKEKWVTILPVIGIVIGLGISGFLVWDGMRSVVKHKYCPVLEEDFSGGFNSDVWMKEVQLGGFGNGEFDMTTAGDENVFVQDGKLIIKATLTDDKYILQNHTINLIDDGTCTSTEFKHCVAVTNTNNGNSSIVPPVKSGRINTKPGAAIKYGRVEVTAKLPEGDWLWPAIWMMPVKDTYGAWPASGEIDIVESRGNNYTYPQGGNNIMSSALHWGPSPAQDSWWRTNVKRPALHTTYSAGFNTFGLEWSQKYLFTYVNSRLLQVLYTNFDTRLWERGNFPSADSNGTWIRNPWEQGGQNAPFDQKFFLILNVAVGGTNGWFEDGVNGKPWLDSSENARKNFWEARNQWLPTWKSPQMEVSKVIMWQQCNGDEGDL from the exons ATGGATCACCAACAAGACTACTATGGCCCTGGCCAACCAGGCACCGTGAACTCGAGCGCCGTCCCAACACTACGACGTCCGGGCTCGCTGAACGACCCAGACGGACGGAACCCCTTTGGCGATGGTGTCGAGTCCCAGGCTTCCCAGAGATCAGTCAACAATGGCAACCCATTCTCCAGCCCGTCGGCATCCCGCCCACCAAGCAGCTTCGActcttcctcggccatgGGAGCCCGCTATGAGGACAGGGGACAGCGTTACTTTCACTCGAGGCGAGTACGCAAGGGCGAGGTGGAGAAGCCGTGGACCAAGACGGTTGATCCCAAGGAAAAGTGGGTGACGATTCTGCCCGTGATCGGTATCGTTATCGGGTTGGGAATTTCGGGCTTCTTGGTGTGGGACGGCATGCGCAGTGTGGTCAAGCACAAGTACTGCCCAGTGTTGGAGGAAGACTTTAGCGGGGGCTTCAACTCTGACGTCTGGATGAAGGAGGTGCAGCTGGGCGGGTTCGG CAATGGCGAGTTTGACATGACTACTGCGGGCGACGAGAACGTCTTTGTTCAGGATggcaagctcatcatcaaggCGACCCTGACCGATGACAAGTACATCTTGCAGaaccacaccatcaacctcatcgaTGACGGTACTTGCACATCCACCGAGTTCAAGCACTGCGTTGctgtcaccaacaccaacaacggcaaTTCGAGCATTGTGCCCCCTGTGAAGTCGGGCCGTATCAATACCAAACCGGGTGCCGCCATCAAGTATGGCCGTGTCGAAGTTACTGCCAAGCTTCCCGAGGGTGACTGGCTCTGGCCCGCCATCTGGATGATGCCCGTCAAGGACACCTATGGAGCCTGGCCTGCGTCTGGCGAGATCGACATTGTGGAAAGCCGCGGCAACAACTATACCTACCCGCAAGGTGGCAACAACATCATGTCCTCTGCGCTTCACTGGGGTCCTTCCCCCGCCCAGGACTCGTGGTGGCGCACCAACGTCAAGCGCCCCGCGCTCCACACGACCTACTCTGCCGGGTTCAACACCTTCGGTCTCGAATGGTCGCAGAAGTACCTCTTCACCTATGTCAACTCGCGGCTCCTCCAGGTTCTCTACACCAACTTTGACACTCGGCTCTGGGAGCGCGGCAATTTCCCCAGCGCCGACTCCAACGGAACCTGGATCCGCAACCCCTGGGAACAGGGCGGGCAGAACGCTCCCTTTGACCAAAAgttcttcctcatcctcaacgtTGCCGTCGGCGGCACCAACGGCTGGTTCGAGGACGGTGTCAATGGCAAGCCCTGGCTGGACTCTTCCGAGAACGCCAGGAAGAACTTTTGGGAGGCCAGAAACCAGTGGCTTCCCACATGGAAGTCCCCGCAGATGGAGGTCAGCAAGGTCATCATGTGGCAGCAGTGCAACGGTGACGAGGGTGATTTGTAG
- a CDS encoding hypothetical protein (COG:S; EggNog:ENOG503P1HY; MEROPS:MER0003537) — MDPTTYPPPPGQTRRYAPPTRSGTVRFRIPSTNNIAETSYSIWGNLSSKKVPLICVHGGPGIPHDYLLPISLISTDYTIPVVMYDQVGCGRSTHFSPHQYHPSFFTIDLFLAELDNLIRCLGITVYDLFGHSWGGMLISSHALTQPAGLRKLILCSTPSSMKTFVQVGAELRSFLPLEIQASLADPLSPEHATAAMELHRRHLCRVEPFFPEELMTSLHSLAENDTVHHAMNGGPSTPASVDINGSLKDWSVVSELGLVTEKTVPGGVLLINGYFDSAQDACVLPWFSKTKARVKWVQFALSSSMPHLEETDRFVGVVGRFLTTHS; from the coding sequence ATGGATCCCACCAcctaccctcctccaccaggcCAAACCCGCCGTTATGCACCGCCGACAAGATCAGGAACCGTCCGCTTCCGCATTccctcaaccaacaacatTGCAGAGACATCCTACTCTATATGGGGCAACCTTTCCAGCAAAAAGGTTCCCTTGATCTGCGTCCATGGCGGCCCTGGCATCCCTCACGattacctcctccccatctcttTGATCAGCACCGACTACACCATACCCGTCGTGATGTATGATCAAGTTGGCTGCGGCCGCTCCACCCACTTTTCTCCGCACCAGTATCACCCAagcttcttcaccatcgATCTTTTCCTCGCCGAGCTGGATAATTTGATTCGCTGCTTGGGCATCACCGTATACGATCTCTTCGGTCATTCCTGGGGTGGCATgctcatctcctcccacgCCTTGACCCAGCCGGCCGGTCTCCGCAAGCTCATTCTGTGCTCTACCCCCTCCAGCATGAAAACATTTGTTCAGGTGGGCGCAGAACTGCGATCCTTTCTGCCACTGGAAATCCAGGCTTCGTTGGCCGACCCCCTGAGCCCAGAGCACGCCACAGCAGCCATGGAGTTACACCGCCGTCATCTGTGTCGAGTTGAACCGTTCTTCCCAGAGGAACTCATGACTTCTTTGCATAGCCTTGCCGAGAATGACACTGTTCATCACGCCATGAACGGAGGCCCAAGCACACCCGCCAGCGTTGATATCAACGGTTCGCTCAAGGACTGGAGTGTGGTGTCTGAGCTAGGTCTGGTGACGGAAAAGACAGTCCCAGGTGGAGTGCTGCTGATAAACGGATACTTTGACTCGGCGCAAGATGCTTGCGTCCTGCCTTGGTTCTCCAAGACCAAGGCAAGGGTCAAGTGGGTGCAGTTTGCGCTCAGTTCGAGCATGCCCCATTTGGAGGAAACAGACAGGTTTGTCGGCGTGGTGGGGAGGTTTCTGACGACGCATTCTTGA
- a CDS encoding hypothetical protein (EggNog:ENOG503NVQ1; COG:B) — MAIVEDEKSEVFLLQLYHQVEMTEDILVPGGILIIKDPYLKLTADGRHGLRVDHVSDAVFLLAHDRRVPSCWHSELTNPQLKSADFWKTKGKEFLVNQDIRPQLNIFDVGSLLIRQSGSRGRGLFTTKAVKTGDLMFCEKAFAYAFHEGEGTSGDSSRLTMNLLIDINANSFTSGAQPELITMLVRKLYRNPSQTSAVKGLHCGSYSPVQGTFDIIDGMPVIDSFLLTRILLLNSFGCKFPEKAGALKRPVGIDRLGNVFPSLGLWTFASHMHHSCLSNAFCSFIGDMTIVRAIADIPVDAEITIQYLNPFNPQRQQKYIINWAFACDCAMCEDDDHTSDIVIAKRKRLGESLQQLLRLLSRRGGSSGTAGIASLIRKSSDLLAEMEETYIKPTEEVPRLTLWVGYRDFACALTLTGAGLSSNAQKAIEIGLKALRCLRFVIESGSLGSNQGLVVKKWGYMAPGELDCWICLKTAYDCTGSHELALAAEGCAKVCCRIQLGEAETFQ, encoded by the exons ATGGCCATTGTGGAGGACGAAAAGAGCGAGGTTTTTTTGCTTCAGCTCTATCATCAGGTTGAGATGACGGAAGACATTCTTGTCCCTGGCGGAATATTGATCATCAAAGACCCATACCTGAAGCTCACCGCTGATGGTCGGCACGGACTGCGCGTCGACCACGTCTCCGATGCTGTTTTCCTACTGGCACATGACAGACGCGTTCCCTCCTGTTGGCACTCGGAGCTCACGAACCCCCAGCTCAAGAGCGCCGACTTTTGGAAAACAAAGGGAAAAGAATTTTTGGTCAATCAAGATATCAGGCCGCAGTTGAACA TCTTTGATGTGGGAAGCCTACTTATTCGTCAGTCTGGATCCCGTGGGAGGGGCcttttcaccaccaaagcagTCAAGACAGGTGATCTTATGTTTTGTGAAAAGGCGTTTGCATACGCATTTCATGAGGGTGAAGGAACGAGCGgcgacagcagcaggctGACGATGAATCTCCTGATTGACATCAATGCCAACAGCTTCACCTCTGGAGCCCAGCCGGAACTCATCACCATGCTCGTGCGAAAGCTTTACCGGAATCCCTCTCAGACTTCTGCGGTCAAGGGCCTCCACTGCGGCTCATATTCGCCCGTTCAGGGCACCTTTGACATCATTGACGGAATGCCAGTCATTGACTC GTTTCTCCTCACCCGCATCCTCCTCTTGAACAGTTTCGGCTGCAAATTTCCGGAAAAAGCTGGTGCTCTCAAGCGGCCGGTAGGAATTGATCGCCTCGGCAACGTATTTCCCTCGCTGGGTCTTTGGACCTTTGCATCTCATATGCACCATTCCTGTCTGAGCAACGCCTTCTGCTCCTTCATCGGGGACATGACGATCGTACGTGCGATTGCGGACATTCCTGTCGATGCCGAGATCACCATTCAGTACTTGAACCCCTTCAATCCGCAACGTCAGCAAAAGTATATCATAAACTGGGCTTTTGCCTGCGACTGTGCCATGtgtgaggatgatgaccacACAAGCGACATAGTTATTGCCAAAAGGAAGAGACTGGGCGAGTCACTTCAACAGTTGCTCCGTCTCCTGTCTCGGCGTGGCGGCTCTTCCGGCACTGCGGGAATTGCAAGCCTGATTCGCAAGAGCAGCGACCTGCTcgccgagatggaggagacaTACATCAAGCCCACGGAGGAGGTGCCGCGCCTGACCCTATGGGTTGGCTACCGAGACTTCGCGTGCGCATTAACATTGACAGGAGCAGGCCTTAGTTCCAACGCCCAAAAGGCGATCGAGATTGGCTTGAAGGCTCTGCGATGCCTGAGGTTTGTGATCGAGAGTGGAAGTTTGGGGTCAAATCAAGGGTTGGTTGTGAAAAAATGGGGGTATATGGCGCCCGGAGAGCTTGACTGTTGGATCTGTCTAAAGACTGCCTATGACTGTACCGGATCTCATGAGCTGGCGCTGGCAGCTGAGGGGTGCGCAAAGGTGTGTTGCAGAATTCAGCTCGGGGAAGCTGAGACTTTTCAGTGA
- a CDS encoding hypothetical protein (EggNog:ENOG503P8IB; COG:S), whose product MRFLIPLAALFTLGNAVTVHEPDETVIFGQAGPDNKTFWLGFDFVPGSNQVGHHTWYSPYKITKITYSSPGNLAACDDHCYESVKVHYQTNLHSPQSKDCEVIYDRIVGPGTWTVLMWLQHQLVEYRTCAYGVTAFRSRSGKAIFAHIGNDDIRDVLRRTIDSYSKEFSPHGTRVQSWGQFVCKPYDAEVEWEIYYQKGFPDDE is encoded by the exons ATGCGCTTTCTCATCCCTCTTGCGGCCCTCTTCACCCTGGGCAACGCCGTTACCGTCCACGAGCCAGACGAGACAGTCATTTTTGGGCAGGCCGGCCCCGACAACAAGACCTTCTGGCTCGGCTTCGATTTCGTCCCGGGCAGCAACCAAGTCGGCCACCACACCTGGTACAGCCCTTACAAGATCACCAAAATCACGTACTCTTCACCAGGAAACTTAGCAGCCTGCGATGACCACTGCTATGAGTCGGTCAAGGTCCATTACCAGACCAACCTGCACTCACCCCAGAGCAAGGACTGCGAAGTCATCTACGACAGGATCGTCGGCCCAGGCACTTG GACCGTTCTCATGTGGTTACAGCACCAGCTCGTCGAATATCGAACCTGCGCCTACGGTGTCACCGCTTTCCGGAGCCGCAGCGGCAAGGCCATTTTCGCCCATATTGGCAACGACGACATCAGGGACGTCTTGAGGAGGACCATAGATAGCTACAGCAAGGAATTCTCTCCTCATGGCACAAGAGTCCAGTCATGGGGCCAGTTTGTCTGTAAACCTTATGATGCCGAGGTGGAGTGGGAGATTTATTACCAAAAAGGATTTCCCGATGACGAATAG
- a CDS encoding hypothetical protein (EggNog:ENOG503PQYK) has protein sequence MKLLTMARAILGLALAITASCAPAAKTYTGDSLIAEGFTEVSEGVYFRNTTTALSVNGSSSGNELAAQTHFCQISDYEGTTGDYSAKVDDCWQVYRNVAVDGEWVIRQGHQKVVASYGTCVFGITAHGGADVRIGNVDVHSALLESISQFARQYPGDNFQRIGAVGRFQCGWNSGDACIWGVYVR, from the exons ATGAAGCTTCTTACCATGGCCCGTgccatcctcggcctcgctcttgccatcaccgccagctGCGCTCCTGCTGCCAAGACCTATACCGGAGATAGCCTGATCGCCGAGGGGTTCACCGAGGTGTCCGAGGGTGTCTACTTCAGAAACACCACAACCGCCCTTTCTGTCAATGGCTCTTCCTCTGGCAATGAACTCGCGGCTCAGACCCATTTCTGTCAAATTTCCGACTATGAGGGCACCACTGGAGACTACTCAGCCAAGGTCGATGATTGCTGGCAAGTCTACAGAAACGTTGCCGTAGATGGCGAGTG GGTCATCCGCCAGGGTCACCAGAAAGTGGTTGCTTCCTACGGCACCTGCGTGTTCGGTATCACGGCCCACGGTGGCGCAGACGTCAGGATTGGCAACGTGGATGTTCACAGCGCCCTCCTTGAGTCCATCAGCCAGTTCGCCCGCCAATACCCCGGGGATAATTTCCAAAGGATCGGCGCTGTGGGTCGCTTCCAGTGTGGCTGGAATTCTGGCGATGCTTGTATCTGGGGGGTCTACGTCCGTTAG
- the DUR3 gene encoding urea active transporter (EggNog:ENOG503NUX6; COG:E): MDHAPADQEHIANATLGQGAGYGVVLGLGGAFAIGMIATTFILKRYNRELQTSEMFNTAGRTVKSGLVAAAVVSSWTWAATLLQSTGVCYRYGVSGPFWYASGATVQIILFATLAIELKRRAPNAHTYLEVIKARYGTVAHLVFMVFGVITNILVSLMLIVGGSATLNALTGMHTIAAIYLLPLGVIAYTMVGGLKATILTDWAHTFILLLIIIIFALTAYASHDLLGSPSAVYDLLVEAATRHPVDGNKEGSYLTMQSREGAIFFVINIVGNFGTVFLDNGYYNKAIAASPVHALPGYIIGGICWFAIPWLTATTMGLAGLALENNPRFPTYPDRMLDSDVSAGLVLPYAAVALLGKGGAMATLLIVFMAVTSAFSSQLIAVSTICTYDLYRAYFKPEASGKRLIYMSHCVVVGYGLFISTFSVGLWYAGISMGYLYVMMGVIISSAVLPATLALLWSGQNKWAAAGAPVLGLATSLTAWLVTSKKQCGELTVQCTGSNIPMLAGNVAALLSPVVFIAILTAIFGVDKYDWKSMLEIRRGDDHDLAQEAGVDLEDVNGGHEETQAEFEAEQSKLLKAGKISRWTTVILALAFLVLWPMPMYGSGYIFSKPFFTGWVTIGIIWIFGSFIGVGLFPVWESRATLTRTCKYIWKDLTGKSHIKTIHAQEAAVVGTPGDQTPPEKAGLKEEVRSS, encoded by the exons ATGGATCACGCTCCCGCCGATCAAGAGCACATCGCCAATGCCACGCTCGGCCAGGGCGCCGGCTATGGTGTCGTGCTGGGTCTGGGAGGTGCCTTTGCCATCG GCATGATCGCCACAACCTTCATCCTGAAGAGGTACAACAGGGAACTTCAGACATCTGAAATGTTCAACACAGCTGGCCGTACTGTCAAGTCTGGTCTCGTCGCCGCTGCCGTCGTCTCTTCGTGGACTTGGGCCGCTACCCTTCTTCAGTCCACCGGTGTTTGTTATCGCTATGGTGTCTCGGGTCCCTTTTGGTATGCCTCGGGCGCTACTGTCCAGATCATTCTCTTCGCTACTCTCGCCATCGAACTCAAACGCCGCGCCCCCAACGCACACACCTATCTCGAGGTCATCAAGGCCCGATACGGAACTGTGGCACACTTGGTATTCATGGTCTTTGGCGTGATAACCAACATTTTGGTCTCGCTCATGCTGATTGTCGGTGGCTCAGCTACCCTCAACGCCTTGACCGGGATGCACACCATTGCTGCCATTTACCTCCTGCCACTCGGTGTCATTGCCTACACCATGGTTGGTGGGTTGAAGGCTACCATCTTGACTGATTGGGCACACACCTTCATCTTgctgctcatcatcatcatctttgcCCTGACAGCCTATGCCTCTCACGACTTGCTGGGCTCTCCCAGCGCTGTCTACGACCTGCTTGTCGAGGCTGCCACCCGTCACCCGGTTGACGGCAACAAGGAGGGCAGCTACTTGACCATGCAGTCCAGGGAGGGcgccatcttcttcgtcatcaaCATTGTTGGCAACTTCGGCACCGTCTTCCTTGATAACGGCTACTATAACAAGGCTATTGCTGCCTCGCCCGTGCACGCACTTCCCGGCTACATCATTGGCGGTATCTGCTGGTTCGCTATTCCCTGGctcactgccaccaccatggGTCTCGCCGGTCTTGCCCTCGAGAACAACCCTCGCTTCCCCACCTATCCTGACCGCATGCTCGACTCCGATGTGAGCGCCGGCCTAGTCCTCCCCTACGCCGCGGTTGCCCTTCTCGGCAAGGGTGGTGCCATGGCTACTCTGCTCATCGTCTTCATGGCTGTCACCAGCGCCTTTTCCAGTCAGCTGATTGCCGTGAGCACCATCTGCACCTACGATCTGTACCGCGCCTACTTCAAGCCCGAGGCCAGCGGCAAGAGACTGATCTACATGAGCCACTGCGTCGTCGTTGGCTATGGTTTGTTCATCTCCACTTTTTCAGTTGGTTTGTGGTATGCCGGCATCTCCATGGGTTATCTCTATGTCATGATGGGAGTCATCATCTCGTCGGCCGTCCTACCCGCAACACTGGCCCTGCTCTGGTCTGGCCAGAATAAGTGGGCTGCCGCCGGCGCTCCCGTCCTCGGCCTTGCCACCTCGCTCACTGCCTGGCTCGTCACCTCCAAGAAGCAGTGCGGCGAGCTCACCGTCCAGTGCACTGGCTCCAACATCCCCATGTTGGCTGGCAATGTCGCCGCTCTGCTTTCCCCCGTCGTCTTCATCGCCATTCTCACCGCCATCTTTGGCGTTGACAAGTACGACTGGAAGTCCATGTTGGAGATCCGCAGAGGTGATGATCACGATCTCGCCCAAGAGGCTGGTGTCGACCTTGAGGATGTTAACGGCGGCCACGAGGAGACCCAGGCAGAGTTTGAGGCTGAGCAGTCCAAACTTCTCAAGGCTGGCAAGATCAGTAGATGGACCACCGTCATTTTG GCCCTTGCCTTCTTGGTTCTCTGGCCCATGCCCATGTACGGTAGCGGGTACATTTTCAGCAAGCCCTTCTTCACCGGTTGGGTCACGATTGGCATCATCTGGATTTTCGGCTCCTTCATTGGTGTCGGCTTGTTCCCTGTCTGGGAAAGCCGGGCCACCCTCACCAGGACATGCAAGTACATCTGGAAGGATTTGACCGGAAAAAGCCACATCAAGACCATTCACGCCCAGgaggctgctgttgttgggacCCCTGGTGATCAGACACCACCGGAAAAGGCCGggctcaaggaggaggtcagaTCCTCATAA
- a CDS encoding hypothetical protein (CAZy:GH3; COG:G; EggNog:ENOG503NVBN), producing the protein MAHDESAQGLLKESSTRRSRSSDRGDNAAFDSDSDLDATDYIDREAARPTRRSPTASFEPNTKGKKRWCSCLFTTLGRRSRCCIGVLAGMGILWVLLTATGVLVYRKAQEEPPYGQSPPWYPTPKGGIAASWADSYAKASKMVSKMTLAEKVNVTTGTGWEMGLAVGTNAPAIHVGFPQLQLQDGPLGIRFADNITAFPAGITVGATWNRQLMYARGKAHAIEARQKGINVLLGPCVGPLGRMPAGGRNWEGFGADPYLQGIAGAETVKGIQSEGVMATIKHFVANEQEHFRQPWEWGLPHAISSNIDDRTLHELYAWPFGDAVKAGVASVMCSYNQVNNSYACGNSKLLNGILKDELGFQGFVMSDWLAQHSGVGTALAGLDMTMPGDGLGWADGKSLWGPELSRAVLNGSVPLERLNDMVTRIVAAWYQLGQDDEKKFPRKQPNFSSWTDEEKGVMSPGSPTEQEQVVVNQFVNVQANHSVIAREVAAEGTVLLKNEDLLPISRQGLSDERLRARRDAVERATGKRSEGKFKVGIFGEDAGPGNGPNACKDRGCNQGTLGSGWGSGAVEFPYLVSPVEALRKQFDKSKVELSEFLDNKASFGKGDGSLNDLELCIVFANADAGEGFTRWADVSGDRPDLRLQNNGDDLIVKVASSCGGGTGDVIVVIHAVGPVLVEDWIDTPNVKALLFANLPGQESGNALAEILFGDTNPSGHLPFTIGRTLEDYGAGGKVLYLPNGVVPQQDFREGLYIDYRHFDKYNIEPRFEFGFGLSYTTFKFDNIVVIPQRRKTPYPLRRPNPAAEPPSYSNDIPSKEEAIFPPEIRRLEKYVYPYLDSTDDIEVGQYPYPDGYDQQPPLSEAGGDEGGNPDLWSNYVVVNVDVINDGPVAGAAVPQLYLQYPETESETDFPIRVLRGFDKVYLKPGEKKTVKFNLTRRDLSYWDVVAQNWVMVTEGPYEFSVGLSSRDLSISGTW; encoded by the exons ATGGCCCACGAC GAGAGCGCCCAGGGACTCCTCAAGGAGTCCTCCACCAGACGGTCTCGCTCCAGCGATCGCGGTGATAACGCTGCTTTTGACTCCGACTCGGATCTCGACGCTACCGATTACATTGACCGCGAAGCTGCCCGCCCAACGAGACGATCGCCGACCGCTTCCTTCGAGCCAAACACAAAAGGCAAAAAAAGGTGGTGCTCGTGCCTTTTCACAAcgctggggaggagaagcaggtgCTGTATCGGCGTGTTGGCAGGGATGGGCATTCTTTGGGTGCTTCTGACAGCAACCGGGGTGTTGGTCTACAGAAAGGCCCAAGAAGAGCCACCGTACGGACAGTCGCCACCCTGGTATCCCACACCGAAAGGAGGCATTGCTGCTTCCTGGGCTGATAGCTATGCCAAGGCTTCCAAGATGGTGTCGAAAATGACATTGGCGGAAAAGGTGAATGTCACCACCGGCACGGGGTGGGAGATGGGCTTGGCTGTTGGCACGAATGCCCCGGCCATTCATGTGGGCTTCCCGCAGTTGCAACTGCAGGATGGACCCCTGGGCATCAGATTTGCAGACAACATCACCGCCTTTCCTGCTGGCATCACGGTCGGCGCGACGTGGAACAGGCAACTGATGTACGCGAGGGGCAAGGCTCATGCCATTGAGGCGCGGCAAAAGGGGATCAATGTCTTGCTTGGGCCTTGCGTGGGACCACTAGGCAGGATGCCAGCAGGTGGTCGCAACTGGGAGGGCTTTGGTGCAGACCCCTACCTCCAGGGCATTGCTGGCGCCGAGACGGTGAAGGGAATCCAGAGCGAGGGCGTCATGGCGACGATCAAGCATTTTGTGGCCAACGAGCAGGAGCACTTCCGCCAGCCGTGGGAGTGGGGACTTCCTCATGCCATCAGCTCCAACATCGACGACCGCACCCTGCATGAGCTGTACGCCTGGCCATTTGGCGATGCCGTCAAGGCTGGTGTGGCCTCCGTCATGTGCAGTTACAATCAGGTCAACAACTCGTATGCATGCGGCAACAGCAAGCTCCTGAACGGCATCTTGAAGGACGAGTTGGGTTTCCAAGGCTTCGTGATGAGTGACTGGCTGGCCCAGCACTCTGGTGTCGGCACGGCGCTTGCTGGCTTGGATATGACAATGCCCGGTGACgggttgggctgggctgACGGTAAATCGCTTTGGGGTCCAGAGCTGTCCAGAGCTGTTTTGAACGGAAGTGTGCCCCTGGAGCGGCTGAACGACATGGTGACCCGTATCGTGGCCGCCTGGTACCAGCTCGGACAGGATGACGAGAAGAAGTTTCCCAGGAAGCAGCCCAATTTCTCGTCCTGGACAGATGAAGAGAAGGGCGTGATGTCTCCAGGCAGCCCAACCGAGCAAGAGCAAGTGGTTGTCAACCAGTTTGTCAATGTGCAGGCAAATCATTCGGTCATTGCGAGGGAGGTCGCGGCTGAAGGCACGGTCTTGCTCAAGAATGAGGATTTGCTGCCCATCAGTCGTCAGGGGCTGAGCGACGAAAGGCTCAGGGCTAGAAGGGATGCTGTCGAGCGTGCCACCGGGAAGCGCAGCGAAGGAAAGTTCAAGGTAGGCATCTTTGGCGAGGATGCAGGGCCGGGCAACGGCCCAAATGCATGCAAGGACCGCGGTTG TAACCAAGGCACACTTGGTTCGGGCTGGGGTTCTGGTGCTGTCGAGTTCCCCTACCTTGTGTCACCTGTAGAGGCGCTGCGGAAGCAGTTTGACAAGTCCAAAGTCGAGCTCTCCGAATTTCTGGACAACAAGGCGTCTTTCGGCAAGGGCGACGGCAGTCTGAATGATCTGGAACTGTGCATCGTTTTTGCCAATGCCGATGCCGGGGAGGGTTTCACCAGATGGGCGGATGTCAGCGGCGACCGTCCCGACCTGCGGCTTCAAAACAACGGCGACGACCTAATCGTCAAGGTTGCCTCCAGTTGTGGCGGCGGCACTGGCGACGTCATTGTTGTCATCCACGCCGTCGGACCAGTGCTTGTGGAAGATTGGATCGACACCCCGAACGTCAAGGCTCTGTTGTTTGCCAATCTCCCCGGCCAAGAGTCTGGGAATGCTCTGGCAGAGATACTCTTCGGCGACACCAACCCATCTGGCCACCTGCCCTTCACCATCGGACGGACTCTGGAAGACTACGGCGCCGGTGGCAAGGTGCTCTATCTTCCCAACGGAGTGGTGCCTCAGCAGGACTTTAGAGAAGGACTGTACATTGACTATCGTCACTTTGACAAGTACAACATTGAGCCCAGGTTTGAGTTTGGCTTTGGCCTCAGCTACACAACCTTCAAGTTTGACAATATTGTGGTCATCCcccagaggaggaagacgccCTATCCCCTCCGCAGACCGAACCCTGCTGCTGAGCCTCCCAGCTACTCAAACGACATCCCCAGCAAGGAAGAGGCAATCTTTCCGCCCGAGATTCGCAGGCTGGAAAAGTACGTCTATCCGTATCTGGACAGCACAGATGATATCGAAGTGGGCCAGTACCCTTACCCTGACGGGTATGACCAGCAGCCACCCCTGAGCGAGGCTGgcggtgatgagggtgggAACCCCGACCTGTGGTCAAACTATGTTGTTGTGAATGTCGACGTGATCAATGACGGGCCGGTTGCGGGAGCGGCGGTGCCGCAGCTGTATCTGCAATACCCAGAAACCGAATCGGAAACGGACTTTCCCATTCGCGTGCTGAGAGGCTTTGACAAGGTCTACCTCAAGcctggggagaagaagacggtcaAGTTCAACCTTACGAGGCGAGACCTGAGTTATTGGGATGTCGTGGCTCAGAATTGGGTCATGGTGACGGAGGGGCCGTACGAGTTTTCGGTCGGGTTGAGTTCACGAGATCTGTCCATCAGCGGGACTTGGTAA
- a CDS encoding hypothetical protein (COG:Z; EggNog:ENOG503P4QK), with the protein MSGVNSPEVLAAYDSIRSDKEEQNWLLLSYGATGNKLQLTATGTGGLSELTAQLDDTQVQYAYVRVEYANDAESKRVKFAFVVWIGENAKVMKKARASIEAGDVKKVLSHYSVELTANDKGDLNEDEVIKRLRKAGGADYNGGRG; encoded by the coding sequence ATGTCAGGCGTCAACTCTCCCGAAGTCCTCGCCGCCTACGACTCTATCCGTTCCGACAAGGAAGAACAAAACTGGCTTCTGTTGTCGTACGGCGCGACGGGCAACAAGCTGCAGCTGACAGCCACGGGCACCGGCGGCCTTTCGGAGCTCACGGCCCAGCTCGACGACACCCAGGTGCAGTACGCATACGTCCGAGTGGAATACGCAAACGATGCCGAGAGCAAGAGGGTCAAGTTTGCCTTTGTGGTCTGGATTGGCGAGAACGCCAAGGtcatgaagaaggcgagggcgagCATCGAGGCCGGCGACGTCAAGAAGGTGCTGAGCCACTACAGCGTCGAGCTGACGGCCAACGACAAGGGCGACTTgaacgaggacgaggttATCAAGAGGCTGCGGAAGGCTGGAGGGGCCGACTACAACGGTGGAAGGGGATAA